In the genome of Populus trichocarpa isolate Nisqually-1 chromosome 10, P.trichocarpa_v4.1, whole genome shotgun sequence, the window CCACCAGTTGCCCCTTCTTCCTTAAGAGTGACACTGCTTTAACGCTCTTTAATCTTGCCAGCCTCCAAGTCCAGTTGATAATGTGTTGGCTCAAGAATCCTTGCATATACATGCTCTAAGGGAAATATCTCTGTTAATAATGCTGAAGCAATGGATATAAGCAGAGAAGGTCGGGAAGACACTGAACCATTCCGAGCGAAAGCTAACTAAATGCACAGAAGCAGAAGACTGGTCGTGCAATCATGACCAGAATTATCTAAGTCTCTACTTTTAGAAATAAAACCTTGTCACACAGACTATCCTATTTTCCGCAGAAACCCTTAGGATGGAAATAATTAACAATCCCTGACCACTTGATGGAGATCTATTCGATGCTCTCAGAACACCCAGCTGCAGCCATGACAATAGCAAATGGAACATAGTCTGTCTTTGAAGTGTCTAAAGTCTCTTAAGCAAATATTTGCAACTTCTCCTGCGAACATGATTTGATGAAACCAGATATCACCCATTCAGCCAAATGTAAGATCGTGAGCCCATGAGAAACACTACCAGGTGGCTAATCTTCCTTTCCCCAAATCCCCAGCAACGCATTCAAAATTCGAACATTATGAACAAccacagaagaacatagagCATACCCAATACCTGCAAGAACATCTGGAATGACCCTGCCAAAGGGACTAACCAATCTGTACTCATCCTCCAACAACCTACAGAGCAACTCCAAGCAGACTGTTTTAGAGGATTCTGATACAGAAAgcacaaaagaaaaggcaccTAGTAGCAGTACACTTTCAGAGAGAAACTCGGGGCTCTTCTTAGAACCAAATTCAATAGCTAAAAGATGAGACAGTGACACCACAGCCGAATCAATGAGTACAGAAGAGGGTCTTAAGGACTTTCTGACCCAGATATAAAGAGTCCGGAGAAGGAGAGGATATGCTTCATGAGGAATCACGAGGTTTgtagaggataaaattgaaactaGGAGCTTCGCTTGGGGGGTCAGCAACATGAAGGGATGTGCGAGCATCAAGAAGAATTTTCAAAGACAGAAAGCGATGGGACTCGAATGATTGGTGTTGAAGGCAGTCTCTGAGCTCAGCCCATGATTGAATGATGGCACAGCCAGATGAAGTAGAAAATTGGTCTGCAGAAGTGTCGCTACTACTACCACTTGTGCTCCCCAGCCATTCTCAAGGATAAGAGTATTGGCCTGTCTAGCCATCTTACTATTCCGAACTGCAAAAACCAGTTATGTAACTCTTCTTCagatgcaaaaaacaaaaaccaacacCCAGCAGTGCATAAGCATAACCTATATCCATTAAAACCTGTTTAAGAAATGTGAGAAAGGCCAGAAAATGTTCTAGTTAGCTATAttcaagattatttaaaaaccaAGCTCTAAAATACAAGAACTATCATCAAAATTCAACACCGAGGTGAAACAATCCCAATAGGATGAGTTATCAGTTAGCTtccaaaattaaagttaaagaGCAGAGAACCATGTAGGATCACACGTGTGTGAAAAAGAAATGATCTTTAAACAACATGGATATGTCtaaaatccatcaaaatatttGCTTCAAGGTCAAAAACATAACCAGCAAAGAACGTatgtgaaaaagaaatgaactttAAACAAACCCATGTTCAGAATCCATCAAGATCACTGCTTTCAAGTTAACTGAACAAAATATGAAGGATATAAGAAGGATAAGGAAAACCCATCTTGGAAAAAGTAGGGAAAAGAAGTAAAATTGTGGTTCTTAATGGGAGAAACGAATGCTCAAAAGCTTTTCAAAGACAAAATTAGCCATtacttattaataaaaaaattatatattcatgaatatttataactcattttaagttattaagttaaattaataaccaaataatttagaatttaaatcttatcattttatttctcaatcaaaacaaattaaaaaaaaaacaaaaaaaatgaataatattcaATTATGAACCCAACAATATAGATctcaaatcaaaccaaatacaaaaaaaaaaagacacaaacaTATTACAAATCATGTAAATATCAgtaatttactatttatttatttcaattatcacaattttatcaaaatattttttattttaaaaaacactaattcaatttcattcaattcGGTATAAATTTGGGTTAAATTATCATACCTACACAAAAACCCATCAAGTATCTTCTTTTTGtctttataataagaaattagATTTCAAGTTCAAGAGCATGAAGCTCTATTGTTGTAAGAGACTGGTCGTTGCCTTAAAATTAAGGAATCTTCAAACAATCCAATTCCGAATGAAGCGAAAACATCATGTGAAAAATGGAGTGATGTCTTCTCTTAACGGCTCAATCTGCAATTTCATTCCATCCCATTATGGCTCAGAGGCCTACATAGAGTAAGCCAGCCCATTAAGATATCCCaaactataaaatttaatttggctcaCACTGTTGAAGGAGCTGTGTACGGCCATAGGACGCTGATGATAGTATATAACTCTTCCCCAGTATTTATGCTCTCTCAAATGAGTTGTTATCGTCTCCAAAACATCCTCACCGCGCTCCCTGCTTGCATAAACATCACTTACAACCCGCAACCCTGCTACCTCACATTTACCTCTCCCCCATCAAATAATTCCaggttttgttttcttacaaATGCAATGTGAAGAAGTGCCCACCTTGTTCAGTTCTTACATTTGTTGTACacgttggttttattttattaattttttttgcagggTTTTGTGTTGCGGTTATAGCTCCAAGaatcaagtgaaaaaaatgGAGGCGGGTCATCATGATCTTTCAAAGGTTACAGTGGTTGGTGATCCTCAGTTACTCCAAAGGAAAATCGATGCAGTTTGTTTGGCTGGTCCTGCTAAACTCCaggtatttcttttcttttattatcataatttttgggctctttttattgatttttgagtttaataaagaaccctttttttccttttcttgattttgtttattggaatcaaaagatttttttcttttaagtgatataatgataatttatatttgtctctTAATGGATGACAAGGACAAAGTCTTTCagtgattttttgttgttgttgatgttatATATGCAAGGTGATAGCAGATTTTGATGGAACATTAACCAACTACTTCGTGAACGGTCGTCGAGGGCAAAGTATTTTACTGTCTTAATTGTGGTTCTGTTTTTGCAGTTGAAAATCTGTAATAAATTTGGACTTTTGAGTTTCTTGTGATGGCAATGTGTAGGCAGTCACGGAATTTTGAAGCAGGGGAACGCGGAGTATGATGACAAGAGGCAGGCATTGTATGAGTACTATCATCCATTAGAATTCTCCCCAACAATTCCAATTGAAGAGAAAACTAAGCTCATGGAAGAGTGGTATGTCACTCTATTTATTGTGTCCCAGCTATTTTGACTTACCGTTACTAATACGATGATTTGACAAATTTGCTATTGTGGTTTATAAGCACCTAAATGATTTATagtgttttgattttagttGTAGTTTGGGAAACTGAAGTAATAGTTTTTCTAATGCAGGTGGGGGAAAACCCATAATCTTCTGATTGAGGGAGGCCTCACATATGATGCAATCAAGGAGTCTGTTGCTAGCTCTGCAATTGCTTTCAGGGATGGTGTGGTTGAactttttgagtttttggaGGTAAAATTTTGTCATTTCGAGATAAGGTTTTGAGCTTTGTCTTTTCTAAATAGGGGTATTCATGTCAAGTTGTATATCACCAAATTTGCTTGTGTTTGTAATTCACAGGAAAGAGACATTCCAGTTCTCATATTCTCTGCGGGGCTTGCAGATATCATAGAGGAGGTTAGTTTACAATATATGTTTTTCTGGTGATTCTGTACTATAACCAAGTGCCTTAACTAACTAATTTCTATGGTACCTTTCGCCGcacttgcttcttcttttcacTGTGCCAGGTCCTGAGACAGAAAGTCCATAGATCTTTTAAGAATGTTAAGATTGTTTCAAACCGAATGGTATTTGATAATGATGGTTGCCTCATTTCTTTCAAAGGTATCATTTTCTTTCTGGTTTACATGACCACTGTTTCAACATATGTTTTTGGCCTCTCCACATAATGGTACCTAGCAGAAATATCACTTTACCTTGGAGTCAATGCCAGTAATCTGTCTTTTTCCAATGAAGAATAATCTCTCTTTTTCCAATTAAGTGAATGGTCTATGCTTCTAGGGTTAGTGCCCAGTTTTTATAAAGGCAAGGACCTCAGCTTCATGCCATGTTCTCTTTTGCTTACTAGTGCCTTTGTCATATCAAACCTAAAAAGGTTAcatgcttctttctttgttttgttttttttagaattttgaaacattgatcaaattttatttgtgatGTTGCCTATTTGTTCTTCTGTATGTTAGAATGATCCTGTTTCTGGTGTGCTATTTCATTGCAGGGAAGTTGATCCATAGTCTAAATAAAAATGAGCATGCTCTTGAGATGGCTGCTCCTGTTCATGAACATTTCGGTGATGGTGATGGTCcgatcaatgacaatgcttcTGTAAAGAAGAGAACCAATGTCCTGCTCCTTGGTGATCACCTGGGAGACTTGGGGATGTCTGATGGATTAGACTATGAGACTCGAATTTCTGCAGGTTTCCTGTGAGTGTGTAAAATTGCTTGATCTTTACCTGATTATTATCTCTAccataccccccccccccccagttTTCACCAATCTTGGCTGAATTCTGGTTCCCAAAGGGTTTAACGTTTTGTTACCCGTTTACATAATACTGAATATATCTGGAAAGGCAGgtgaaaaaaatgcatgataGGAACTCAAAATTCTGTTGGGCATTTGGACACTGTATTGTTAATGGAAGTTGTGTGAGACGAGTTATGGACTTCCAATAGTGCTTGCCATAATATGGAATGATTACCAGAGGGAAATTTAACAGGGATATTTTGTtggtttgtttgtgtttttgaatgttTGTGAGATGCAATGTTAAATGTCTTAGGCTTATAACCAAGAGGTTTCAGGTTTGAAACATGAGTAGTCACCGCATGTGAAGATATTGAAGTGTAGAACTATTTGAAAACCTCTCTTTCCAGAACCATCTTTCAGTAGGAGTAATTGCATTTTTGTATACTAAACAATGGGTTCATTAGTTTCTCAATCATCTGAACTGCTTTTTCAGGAATGACAACATTGAGAACAATCTCAGTAACTACCGCAAAGCCTTTGATGTGGTTTATCTGGTGAGTTGATGTCTTTGTTATCTTTGTCCTTTATTTTTCTAGGGTGGTCTTGCCAAGCCACCCTACCCAAGGTCCGCATGAAGCTTGGGTTGAACTCCTATAATCAGGAGAAGCTTGCATGAGGGACAATTACTTCTGATAAGAGACCAGGGCAttcattttgtgtttctttaagGGTGAGAGTAATGCAGAGAGAGAATTTATGTGAAAAACTACACCCTCATTTATGCTGCTACTTCAAATTATGACTTAAGTTCATTTCTTGCAGAATGATGCACCTATGTGGGGAGTAGTCAAGCTTGTTTCTCAGATGTGCTCAACGGTCACCTGAAGTTGTTTGCGATCTACATCAATATAATACTTCAGCTCATCTCAGGCTTTGATCAAGTGGAGATGTGAACTAGACTTAACCTTAACCCGTGATTTTCATTCCTCTGAAAGTGTCATCCATGAGAAAGTTATGGGATATCATTTCCCAGGGCAAGGATGCTGTCAGAAGATGCTCATTATTTTGCTAGAATAGTCAGGATTCAAGACAAAGTATCTGTAGCTCATTTGGTCCGAAAGCAATTAGATCTTGTGTGATGCTAAGAATGTGATGCTAAGAATCTATGTATTCAAGGCTCATAAGTATTTATGCCATCCTTTATTTAAACCAAGTTTATCTTCTCCTGTATCATGCTTATGCCAAACATTCATTTCCTGCACTTAGATTTTGGtttctctcttatttctttGCTATGTTTTCTTTTCGAATGGATCTCATTCCTCCAAATAGTTTACAGGTTAGAAACCTCCCGTCCATTTTGAATGTATCCATACTACGTTTTCTCATCTTGAATCTTGTAGTTTCCCCAAAATCCAATGGAGAGCAAGTAAATTGCAGGTGCATGAGAAAAGAATCAAACGCCTGTTATTTGAAGGTCAGCAGGTTCAGTTCCCATTAACTGAAATAAATGAACCTGCATGCATGTAGTGGGTAAACGAGACATGAACCTATGCACGGGAATTGGTATCTATAACCTAAACTTTATCAAGGACCAAAGCGACAAGCccgtttttttttccactgcATTCATCGAGATTTGTAAAGAAATTTGACAGTCAATCTTCCGGCACGCAAATTTAACAGAGAAATAAATACTCCATCCTTTCAAGTTCCCAAAGGCACTATATAAGCACCACCCTTGTCTTGATTTGTATCATCTGAGAAATATTGCAAACGAAGATCTTTCATTGTTTAAAAGTTATTGGTGTGCTGCAAGGACAAGATGTCTGGAAACGACAAATCATCTGGTATTACTGGTGGTGCTGGTGCAGCTAAAGCTCCTGGTAGTGGTTCTACTGGTTCTGTCTCTGGCTTTGACTCAGGAGCAACAAAAGATGGGACCATGAAAGCTCCCGGTCAAGATGTTCGCATTTCCAGGGAGGGTTTTGAGAAAAACCCTGCTGGATATTTTCGTGACTTGCAAAAGAAGTGAAAGAAGATGGAGAATCTGAAGTCGAAGAATAAATAACATGTTgctctttttatttgtcattttaatGCCAACGAAATTTAAAATGCTGCCCTAGCAGCACTTATTTTAGTGcctatttttctctcttcacaGTTCTTTATAAGCATTTTAAGTCTATTTGCAGCAATTATCAATTCTATATAACTTTGCTAAAATAACTGTAAAGAAAGCAACTTCATGGTATTCTTAAAGAACGATGGCTTCCACCGTAATTAAAGACATCATGTACATGTGAAGTACAGgtgtaataaaataatgaagctGTATGCGACATTATGCATGGAAATTACTATAGGGAGTTGGTTATTATCCGTCGTAAAAAAAGGAAGATAGTTACATTCCTGGTCCGAAAACTACATTTGGAATATACAAAGAACCTCGAAAACAAATCACTAGATGGCTGTGTCAGCCTAATTATTTCCTAAAAAACCATATATTGCAGAGGGGAGGGGGCTAGAGTAATCAAATTTAGAGAAGATTGTAGGAACTCAACTCTATAGGAGGTATTCAACATGATAACAGCCGATGCAGCCGGTGTATCAGCAAACAGTTACATCTCTTGATGAATTTTCATCTACGGGTAGCGTTAGCTGGGTGTAGTGGAACTCAATTTGAAGTCGATGGTGAAGGGGTGTTGATGCCATCAAACCCTTCTTGATATCAGCCTGCAATTCCCTTAAAGGGATTGCAGCCAAGAAACTCTTGATATATTCCTTGCATGACTCCTTTCCTTTACACACAATCTCTTCTTCCATCGGAGTCTTTTCTCCCTCGTTTGGAATTGATGGCAGATTCCTATCAGCTGGAGTTTTTTCCTTGGAGCTGCTTGGTTGCACTTTGTTGCCAACAGTTTTTTCATCTGATCCTTTAGTTTCCTTTGGTAGTTTCTGGATTGTCGTATCTTTGTCAAATTTTAGGACATAGGCTTGATTGCATCCCTCATAAAGCCTCTCTCCCAGTGTGTCAATGATATAGTAGGCATCCCGTTCAACCTTGAGGACAAAAAAGTGGTCATTCCAACTTACAACGTAGACCAA includes:
- the LOC7491597 gene encoding uncharacterized protein LOC7491597; the protein is MIVYNSSPVFMLSQMSCYRLQNILTALPACINITYNPQPCYLTFTSPPSNNSRVLCCGYSSKNQVKKMEAGHHDLSKVTVVGDPQLLQRKIDAVCLAGPAKLQVIADFDGTLTNYFVNGRRGQSSHGILKQGNAEYDDKRQALYEYYHPLEFSPTIPIEEKTKLMEEWWGKTHNLLIEGGLTYDAIKESVASSAIAFRDGVVELFEFLEERDIPVLIFSAGLADIIEEVLRQKVHRSFKNVKIVSNRMVFDNDGCLISFKGKLIHSLNKNEHALEMAAPVHEHFGDGDGPINDNASVKKRTNVLLLGDHLGDLGMSDGLDYETRISAGFLNDNIENNLSNYRKAFDVVYLNDAPMWGVVKLVSQMCSTVT